A region of Saccharomyces mikatae IFO 1815 strain IFO1815 genome assembly, chromosome: 12 DNA encodes the following proteins:
- the SST2 gene encoding GTPase-activating protein SST2 (similar to Saccharomyces cerevisiae SST2 (YLR452C); ancestral locus Anc_7.514), translated as MANTNKTLHELSSKNFSRTPNGLIFTNDLKTVYSIFLICLDLKEKKHNSDTKSFLLTPFIKHFEFTFTYQEAIKAMGQLELKVDMNTTCINVSYNIKRSLARHLLTLFMSSKLLHTPQDRTRSEPKEKVLFQPTPKGVAVLQKYVRDIGLKKIPDVLLSSFNSMELFTFERSSVTDSIIHSDYLIHILFIKMMGSKPNVWSPTNANDPLPCLSSLLEYTNNDDTFTFEKPKPEQGWQVQMKNIDVNDLERVSPLAHRFFTNPDSESHTQYYVSNTGIRLFEDKAFGTSKKITIKYTFTTKAIWQWIMDCTDIMHVKEAVSLAALFLKTGLIVPVLLQPSRTDKKKFQISRSSFFTLSKRGWDLVSWTGCKINNVRAPNGNIIDLDFALPGHVTVRDEKRALNENEGFPQDILISSNNLNRLDYVLNDPGMRYLFRRHLEREFCVENLDVFIEIKRFLKKMTILKKLIDSKHGNKKPNIGASKNNIVRTIDSALMKQANECLEMAYHIYSAYIMIGSPYQLNIHHNLRQSISNIMLHPHSPLSEQFPFILDDPMLDSAKSNTSSLSSSDENTLGELSEIMLKPSSTLSNEDCLFHKETLKQQSREYKPSPLTLVELNSTTAAVEHPHTIVQYSNDNHQNNNKSDDSLSATLKVLRKLYPLFEIVSNEMYKLMNNDSFQKFTKSNVYKDASALIEIQEKC; from the coding sequence ATGGCAAATACAAACAAGACTTTACATGAACTGTcgtcaaaaaatttcagcAGAACACCCAATGGACTGATATTTACGAATGATTTAAAGACAGTATACTCCATCTTCCTCATATGTTTGGatctaaaagaaaagaaacacaATAGTGATACTAAATCGTTCTTATTAACACCGTTCATCAAACATTTCGAATTTACCTTCACATACCAAGAAGCTATCAAAGCAATGGGGCAATTAGAACTCAAAGTGGATATGAATACAACTTGCATTAATGTTTCATACAACATTAAACGTAGTTTAGCTCGGCATCTCCTTACGTTATTTATGTCTTCTAAGCTGCTACATACACCTCAAGACAGGACTCGTAGTGAGCCGAAGgaaaaagttcttttcCAACCCACACCTAAGGGGGTCGCTGTTTTACAAAAGTATGTTAGGGATATTGGGCTGAAGAAAATTCCTGATGTTCTTTTATCTTCGTTTAACTCTATGGaactttttacttttgaGAGAAGCTCTGTTACGGATTCAATCATCCATAGTGATTATCTGAtccatattcttttcatcaaaatgATGGGTTCTAAGCCCAATGTTTGGTCTCCAACAAATGCTAATGATCCATTACCTTGTTTGTCTTCATTACTGGAATATAccaataatgatgatacatttacctttgaaaaaccTAAACCAGAGCAAGGATGGCAAGTTCAGATGAAAAACATAGATGTCAATGACTTGGAAAGGGTTTCGCCCTTAGCACACCGGTTCTTTACAAATCCAGATTCCGAGTCACACACGCAATATTATGTTTCTAATACAGGAATACGGCTATTTGAAGACAAAGCATTTGGTacttccaaaaaaataacaattaAGTACACTTTTACAACAAAGGCCATATGGCAGTGGATAATGGACTGTACCGATATTATGCATGTTAAAGAAGCGGTCTCCTTGGCAGCATTGTTTCTGAAAACGGGGCTGATTGTTCCAGTCCTTTTACAACCATCACGTactgataaaaaaaaatttcaaatcagCAGATCCTCATTTTTCACCCTGTCTAAGCGTGGTTGGGATTTGGTTTCCTGGACAGGTTGTAAGATTAACAATGTCCGAGCACCAAATGGTAATATCATAGACCTAGATTTCGCACTGCCAGGGCATGTAACTGTTCGTGATGAAAAAAGGGCACTTAACGAAAACGAAGGTTTTCCTCAAGACATACTCATCTCTTCAAATAATCTAAATAGGCTGGACTATGTGCTAAATGATCCAGGTATGAGATATTTATTCAGACGTCATTTAGAAAGGGAATTTTGTGTAGAAAATTTGGATGTGTTCATCGAAATCAAGAggttcttgaaaaaaatgacaattctaaagaaattgatagaTTCTAAGCATGGTAACAAAAAACCTAATATTGgtgcttcaaaaaataatattgtaAGAACAATTGATTCAGCTTTGATGAAACAGGCCAACGAGTGTCTTGAAATGGCATACCATATTTACTCGGCCTATATCATGATAGGGTCGCCCTATCAATTAAATATTCATCATAACTTGCGTCAGAGTATTTCCAATATTATGTTACATCCTCATTCCCCACTATCGGAACAGTTTCCTTTTATCCTGGATGATCCAATGCTTGATTCTGCTAAGTCAAACACTTCTTCATTGAGTTCAAGCGATGAAAACACGTTGGGTGAACTTTCTGAAATAATGCTAAAACCTTCGAGCACTTTGTCAAATGAGGACTGTCTATTTCATAAGGAGACACTCAAACAACAATCAAGAGAATACAAACCTTCCCCACTAACTTTAGTAGAATTAAATTCTACAACTGCAGCGGTAGAACATCCTCATACGATTGTGCAATATAGTAATGACAATCACCAGAATAATAACAAATCAGATGACTCGTTATCAGCAACTTTGAAGGTCCTTAGGAAATTATACCCCCTTTTCGAGATCGTCAGTAATGAAATGTATAAGCTCATGAACAACGATtcctttcaaaagtttACTAAGTCAAACGTATACAAAGATGCTAGCGCCTTAATAGAaatccaagaaaaatgctag
- the RIF2 gene encoding Rif2p (similar to Saccharomyces cerevisiae ORC4 (YPR162C) and RIF2 (YLR453C); ancestral locus Anc_7.516): MEHVDSEFAPIRKSEKVVDSDKIVRAINDDLEQRNITILQNLNLLPIKKNAGSSKVSKPNPVKGQADYTFYQNFKSMALQELNENYSSVSYVPGMNNFFTNELVNMKDYVVFFNKVQHIHQYGGIDREVSERLTLVKSNVVIIEMNDYLTKEDFPLNKIKEHAKARKNFQYKINSDSEVDQNALDSTSDLMMMVMKKIGHDMGINHIVYFKLEQLDELSPSTVIIPSRLTELVEVLSFLEKKNEIAFKFLVYSDNISISSLLSETFRKGLNTELSVFEMPTLTCTRVQEHLRKMIKFTFDPGNKLLQLYNLFVTRQLNDKQSNLTKFFEFLRFFPHPFTYLFNAYTEILVQSSTFDGLLYRITNKLTINNYPHRTYNFKRNQRLPHKVTREVRDI; this comes from the coding sequence ATGGAGCATGTAGATTCTGAATTTGCACCTATAAGGAAATCAGAAAAGGTTGTGGACAGTGACAAGATCGTAAGAGCCATAAATGATGACCTGGAGCAAAGAAACATTACAATACTGCAAAATTTGAATCTTCTTCCGATTAAAAAGAACGCGGGCAGCTCAAAAGTTTCTAAGCCAAACCCAGTGAAGGGGCAGGCAGACTACACTTTTTACCAAAACTTCAAATCAATGGCTTTGCAGGAATTAAACGAAAATTACTCCTCAGTAAGCTATGTTCCGGGCatgaataatttttttaccaACGAGCTTGTAAATATGAAGGATtatgttgttttcttcaataaagttCAACATATACATCAATATGGCGGCATCGATCGTGAAGTTTCTGAAAGACTAACATTAGTCAAATCTAATGTCGTGATTATTGAAATGAACGACTACTTAACGAAAGAGGACTTTCCcttgaacaaaataaaagaacacGCtaaagcaagaaaaaattttcaatataaAATAAATTCCGATTCTGAAGTCGATCAAAACGCCTTAGATAGCACGTCTGatctgatgatgatggttatgaagaaaataggTCATGATATGGGTATCAACCACATTGTTTACTTTAAACTGGAACAATTAGATGAATTATCTCCTTCAACAGTAATAATTCCTTCGAGGCTTACGGAATTAGTTGAAGTTTTATCTTTccttgagaaaaaaaatgaaattgcGTTCAAGTTTTTAGTTTATTCAGATAACATTAGTATTTCATCTCTGTTATCGGAAACTTTTAGAAAAGGACTCAACACAGAGCTCAGTGTATTTGAAATGCCGACACTAACATGTACCCGAGTACAAGAACATTTgagaaaaatgataaaattcaCCTTTGACCCCGGAAATAAGTTACTGCAGTTATACAATTTGTTCGTTACACGTCAGTTAAATGATAAACAATCAAACTTGactaaattttttgaatttttgagattCTTCCCGCATCCCTTTACCTATTTGTTTAATGCTTACACTGAGATATTAGTGCAAAGTTCAACCTTTGATGGTTTATTGTACAGGATTACTAACAAGTTGACAATCAATAACTACCCACACCGGACCTATAACTTTAAGAGAAACCAGCGCCTCCCACACAAGGTAACTCGAGAAGTGCGtgatatataa